One region of Streptomyces sp. NBC_00442 genomic DNA includes:
- the recF gene encoding DNA replication/repair protein RecF (All proteins in this family for which functions are known are DNA-binding proteins that assist the filamentation of RecA onto DNA for the initiation of recombination or recombinational repair.) — protein sequence MHVTHLSLADFRSYARVEVPLDPGVTAFVGANGQGKTNLVEAVGYLASLGSHRVSSDAPLVRMGAERAVIRAAVTQGERSQLIELELNPGRANRARINRSSQVRPRDVLGIVRTVLFAPEDLALVKGDPGERRRFLDELITARSPRMAAVRSDYDRVLKQRNTLLKSAAMARRHGGRGMDLSTLDVWDQHLAQAGAELLAQRLDLIAALQPLADKAYDQLAPGGGPLTLEYKPSAPGTGHTREELYGQLIAAFADVRKQEIERGVTLAGPHRDDLSLRLGELPAKGYASHGESWSYALALRLASYDLLRAEGNEPVLVLDDVFAELDATRRERLAELVAPGEQVLVTAAVDDDVPGILAGVRYEVAAGEVIRA from the coding sequence ATGCACGTCACCCATCTCTCGCTGGCCGACTTCCGCTCGTACGCCCGGGTCGAGGTTCCGCTCGACCCGGGCGTCACCGCTTTCGTGGGCGCCAACGGCCAGGGCAAGACCAACCTGGTCGAAGCCGTCGGCTACCTCGCCTCGCTCGGCAGCCACCGGGTCTCGTCGGACGCGCCGCTGGTCCGCATGGGCGCCGAGCGCGCCGTGATCCGGGCCGCCGTCACCCAGGGCGAGCGCTCCCAGCTGATCGAGCTCGAACTGAACCCCGGCCGCGCCAACCGTGCCCGCATCAACAGGTCCTCGCAGGTCAGACCCCGCGACGTGCTGGGGATCGTACGGACGGTGCTGTTCGCGCCGGAGGACCTCGCCCTGGTCAAGGGCGACCCTGGTGAGCGGCGCCGCTTCCTCGACGAGCTGATCACCGCGCGCTCCCCCCGGATGGCGGCCGTGCGGTCCGACTACGACCGGGTGCTCAAGCAGCGCAACACCCTCCTGAAGTCCGCCGCGATGGCCCGCCGGCACGGCGGCCGCGGCATGGACCTGTCGACGCTCGACGTGTGGGACCAGCACCTTGCCCAGGCCGGCGCCGAACTGCTCGCCCAGCGCCTCGACCTGATCGCCGCCCTGCAGCCGCTCGCCGACAAGGCGTACGACCAACTGGCGCCGGGCGGCGGCCCGTTGACCCTGGAGTACAAGCCGTCCGCGCCCGGCACCGGGCACACCCGCGAGGAGCTGTACGGGCAGCTCATCGCGGCTTTCGCGGACGTCCGCAAGCAGGAGATCGAGCGCGGGGTGACGCTGGCGGGCCCGCACCGCGACGACCTGTCGCTGCGCCTGGGCGAGCTGCCGGCGAAGGGGTACGCGAGCCACGGCGAGTCGTGGTCGTACGCGCTGGCGCTGCGCCTCGCCTCGTACGACCTGCTGCGGGCCGAGGGAAACGAGCCGGTCCTCGTGCTCGACGACGTGTTCGCCGAGCTGGACGCCACGCGCCGTGAGCGGCTCGCCGAACTGGTGGCGCCGGGCGAGCAGGTCCTGGTGACGGCCGCGGTGGACGACGACGTTCCGGGCATCCTGGCGGGTGTGCGGTACGAGGTCGCGGCGGGCGAGGTGATCCGGGCATGA
- a CDS encoding DUF721 domain-containing protein — translation MSETSGEGEQPKVPESSGVDLARVALRAAKEQARARGDAAQQKKQARRGGGLRSGARADGRDPLPLGAAINRLINERGWEAPAAVGGVMGRWPQIVGDDLANHCVPKSYDQAEAVLTVQCDSTAWATELRLFAPQLVARINADLGHGTVRLIKVLGPGGPPQRYGRLRAPGSTGPGDTYG, via the coding sequence ATGAGCGAGACGTCCGGCGAGGGCGAGCAGCCCAAGGTGCCCGAATCCTCCGGCGTCGATCTGGCGCGTGTCGCGCTGCGCGCCGCCAAGGAGCAGGCCAGGGCGCGGGGCGACGCCGCGCAGCAGAAGAAGCAGGCCCGCAGGGGCGGCGGGCTCCGTTCCGGTGCCCGTGCGGACGGGCGCGATCCGCTGCCGCTGGGCGCCGCGATCAACCGGCTGATCAATGAGCGGGGCTGGGAGGCGCCCGCCGCGGTGGGCGGCGTGATGGGCCGCTGGCCGCAGATCGTCGGCGACGACCTGGCCAACCACTGCGTGCCGAAGTCCTACGACCAGGCCGAGGCGGTCCTCACCGTGCAGTGCGACTCGACGGCCTGGGCCACCGAGCTGCGCCTGTTCGCGCCCCAGCTGGTGGCGCGCATCAACGCCGACCTCGGCCACGGCACGGTCCGGCTGATCAAGGTGCTGGGACCGGGCGGGCCGCCGCAGCGGTACGGCCGGCTGCGGGCGCCGGGCAGCACGGGGCCGGGCGACACCTACGGGTGA
- the gyrB gene encoding DNA topoisomerase (ATP-hydrolyzing) subunit B, translating to MLCQKGRFVADSGNPNEKTPSTAVGENGEVTTSYDASAITVLEGLDAVRKRPGMYIGSTGERGLHHLVYEVVDNSVDEALAGHADTIDVTILPDGGVRVVDNGRGIPVGIVPSEGKPAVEVVLTVLHAGGKFGGGGYAVSGGLHGVGVSVVNALSTKVAVEVKTDGYRWTQDYKLGVPTAPLAQHEAIEKSGTSVTFWADGDIFETTEYSFETLSRRFQEMAFLNKGLTIRLTDERESARAVSGADSAEEGEEPQPLTVTYFYEGGIVDFVKYLNSRKGELIHPTVIDIEAEDKERLLSAEIAMQWNSQYSEGVYSFANTIHTHEGGTHEEGFRAALTGLVNRYARDKKLLREKDDNLSGEDIREGLTAIISVKLGEPQFEGQTKTKLGNTEAKTFVQKVVHEHLTDWFDRNPVEAADIIRKSIQAQTARVAARKARDLTRRKGLLESASLPGKLSDCQSNDPTKCEIFIVEGDSAGGSAKSGRNPMYQAILPIRGKILNVEKARIDKILQNTEVQALISAFGTGVHEDFDIDKLRYHKIILMADADVDGQHINTLLLTFLFRFMRPLVEAGHVYLSRPPLYKIKWGRDDFEYAYSDRERDALVQLGKQNGKRIREDSIQRFKGLGEMNAEELRITTMDVEHRVLGQVTLDDAAQADDLFSVLMGEDVEARRSFIQRNARDVRFLDI from the coding sequence GTGCTGTGCCAGAAAGGGCGCTTCGTGGCCGATTCCGGCAACCCCAACGAGAAGACCCCGTCCACTGCCGTCGGTGAGAACGGCGAGGTAACCACCTCGTACGACGCCAGCGCGATTACCGTCCTCGAAGGTCTGGACGCGGTCCGCAAGCGACCCGGCATGTACATCGGCTCGACCGGTGAGCGTGGTCTGCATCACCTTGTGTACGAGGTCGTCGACAACTCGGTCGACGAGGCCCTGGCCGGGCACGCGGACACGATCGACGTCACGATCCTGCCCGACGGCGGTGTCCGCGTGGTCGACAACGGCCGCGGCATCCCCGTGGGCATCGTTCCCTCCGAAGGGAAGCCGGCCGTCGAGGTCGTGCTCACCGTGCTGCACGCGGGCGGCAAGTTCGGCGGCGGCGGTTACGCGGTCTCCGGCGGTCTGCACGGCGTGGGCGTGTCCGTGGTGAACGCGCTGTCCACGAAGGTGGCCGTCGAGGTCAAGACCGACGGCTACCGCTGGACGCAGGACTACAAGCTGGGTGTCCCGACGGCGCCCCTCGCCCAGCACGAGGCCATCGAGAAGTCCGGCACGTCGGTCACCTTCTGGGCCGACGGCGACATCTTCGAGACCACCGAGTACTCCTTCGAGACGCTGTCGCGGCGCTTCCAGGAGATGGCCTTCCTCAACAAGGGCCTGACGATCAGACTCACCGACGAGCGCGAGTCGGCGCGGGCGGTCTCGGGAGCGGACTCCGCCGAGGAGGGCGAGGAGCCGCAGCCCCTCACGGTGACGTACTTCTACGAGGGCGGCATCGTCGACTTCGTGAAGTACCTCAACTCGCGCAAGGGCGAGCTGATCCACCCGACCGTGATCGACATCGAGGCCGAGGACAAGGAGCGACTCCTCTCGGCCGAGATCGCGATGCAGTGGAACTCTCAGTACTCCGAGGGCGTTTACTCCTTTGCGAACACCATCCACACGCATGAGGGGGGTACGCATGAGGAGGGATTCCGCGCCGCGCTCACGGGCCTGGTCAACCGGTACGCGCGCGACAAGAAGCTGCTGCGCGAGAAGGACGACAACCTCTCGGGCGAGGATATCCGCGAGGGTCTGACGGCGATCATCTCCGTCAAGCTGGGCGAGCCGCAGTTCGAGGGTCAGACCAAGACCAAGCTGGGCAACACCGAGGCGAAGACGTTCGTCCAGAAGGTCGTGCACGAGCACCTCACCGACTGGTTCGACCGCAACCCCGTCGAGGCCGCGGACATCATCCGCAAGTCCATCCAGGCGCAGACGGCGCGCGTCGCCGCCCGCAAGGCGCGCGACCTGACGCGTCGCAAGGGGCTCCTCGAATCGGCGTCGCTGCCCGGCAAGCTGTCGGACTGCCAGTCCAACGACCCCACCAAGTGCGAGATCTTCATCGTCGAGGGTGACTCCGCCGGTGGCTCGGCGAAGTCCGGCCGCAACCCGATGTACCAGGCGATCCTGCCCATCCGAGGCAAGATCCTGAACGTCGAGAAGGCGCGGATCGACAAGATCCTGCAGAACACCGAGGTCCAGGCGCTGATCTCGGCGTTCGGTACCGGGGTCCACGAGGACTTCGACATCGACAAGCTCCGCTATCACAAGATCATCCTGATGGCGGACGCCGACGTCGACGGCCAGCACATCAACACCCTGCTGCTGACCTTCCTGTTCCGCTTCATGCGGCCGCTGGTCGAGGCCGGACATGTGTACCTGTCACGCCCGCCGCTCTACAAGATCAAGTGGGGCCGGGACGACTTCGAGTACGCGTACTCCGACCGCGAGCGCGACGCGCTGGTGCAGCTCGGCAAGCAGAACGGCAAGCGCATCCGCGAGGACTCGATCCAGCGCTTCAAGGGTCTCGGAGAGATGAACGCCGAGGAGCTGCGCATCACCACGATGGACGTCGAGCACCGCGTGCTCGGCCAGGTCACCCTGGACGACGCGGCCCAGGCCGACGACCTGTTCTCGGTGCTGATGGGTGAGGACGTCGAGGCACGCCGCTCGTTCATCCAGCGCAACGCGCGGGACGTCCGCTTCCTCGACATCTGA
- the gnd gene encoding phosphogluconate dehydrogenase (NAD(+)-dependent, decarboxylating), which translates to MELGLVGLGKMGGNMRERIRRAGHTVIGYDRNADVADVHSLKELVDSLKGPRVVWVMVPAGAATQSTIDELAELLSPGDIVVDGGNSRWTDDEKHAVELGLKDIGFVDCGVSGGVWGLENGYALMYGGTAENVAKVQPIFDALKPEGDFGAVHAGKVGSGHFSKMVHNGIEYAMMQAYAEGWELLEKVDSVTDVREVFRSWQEGTVIRSWLLDLAVNALDDDEHLDKLKGFAQDSGEGRWTVEAAIDNAVPLPAITASLFARFASRQDDSPQMKMIAALRNQFGGHAVESK; encoded by the coding sequence ATGGAGCTCGGTCTCGTCGGCCTCGGCAAAATGGGCGGCAACATGCGCGAGCGCATCCGCCGCGCAGGCCACACAGTCATCGGTTACGACCGCAACGCGGACGTCGCCGATGTCCACAGCCTCAAGGAGCTTGTGGACAGTCTCAAGGGCCCGCGCGTCGTGTGGGTGATGGTCCCCGCGGGCGCGGCGACGCAGTCCACCATCGACGAGCTCGCCGAGCTCCTGTCGCCCGGTGACATCGTCGTGGACGGCGGAAACTCGCGCTGGACGGACGACGAGAAGCACGCCGTCGAGCTGGGCCTCAAGGACATCGGCTTCGTCGACTGCGGCGTCTCCGGCGGCGTCTGGGGCCTGGAGAACGGCTACGCGCTGATGTACGGCGGCACCGCCGAGAACGTCGCGAAGGTCCAGCCGATCTTCGACGCGCTCAAGCCCGAGGGCGACTTCGGCGCGGTCCACGCCGGCAAGGTGGGCTCCGGCCACTTCTCCAAGATGGTTCACAACGGCATCGAGTACGCCATGATGCAGGCCTACGCCGAGGGCTGGGAACTCCTGGAGAAGGTCGACTCCGTCACCGACGTCCGCGAGGTGTTCCGCAGCTGGCAGGAGGGCACGGTCATCCGTTCCTGGCTGCTGGACCTCGCGGTCAACGCCCTGGACGACGACGAGCACCTCGACAAGCTGAAGGGCTTCGCGCAGGACTCCGGCGAGGGCCGGTGGACGGTCGAGGCCGCCATCGACAACGCCGTGCCGCTCCCCGCGATCACCGCGTCGCTGTTCGCCCGCTTCGCGTCCCGTCAGGACGACTCCCCGCAGATGAAGATGATCGCCGCCCTGCGCAACCAGTTCGGCGGCCACGCGGTCGAGTCCAAGTAG